GCACCCCGTGGCGGGCGCAGATCTCGCCGACCCCCGCGAGCGGCTGGTTCATCGTCGTCGAGGTGTCGCCCTGCACGAGCGCGAGAAGGGTCGGGCGCACCCGCACCACGGCCTCCTCGATGACGGAGTCGGGGAACACCTGCCCCCACTCGGTCTCGATCGTGTGCACCTCGGCGAGCGCACGCTCGGCGATCTCGGCGAGCAGGTGCCCGAACCGCCCGAAGATCGGCACGAGCACGCGGTCGCCGGGGCGGATGAGCGAGACCAGCACCGCCTCGATCCCCGCCCGAGAGGTGCCGTCGACGAGCACGGTCGCCTCGTTGCGGGTGCGCCACACCTGCCGGTACAGGCCCTGCGTCTCGGTCATCGTCGCGGTCATGAACGGGTCGTACTGGCCGACGAGCGGCGCCGACATCGCCGTCAGCACGCTCGGGTACGCCGAGATCGGGCCCGGGCCCATGAGCAGGCGCGGGGGCGGGGCGATGGGGCCGGGGAGGTGGGTCATGGTGCGTCCTGGGTCAGTGGGCCGGGGGGGTTGGTCATTCCTGAACCGCCTCGGCGAGGCGGCGGGCGAGACGGACGAGGGCGACATCGGTACCGGCGCGCGAGGTGACGCAGACGCCGACGGGTGCCGGCGCTCCGCCACCGGCGGCGACGCGCAGGAGCGGCGCCGACATCGACGGCAGGCCGGCGACAGCCGCGGGTGTCGTCATCCGGAGAGTTGCGGTGCGCGCCGCGTCGATGTCGGCCCCGGCGGCGGTGCGCAGCGGCGCGGGCCCGGGCACCGTCGGCATGAGCAGCACCGCCTCGGCGGCGAGCGCCTGCAGGCGGTCGGCGAGGGGGGCGAGGGCGCGGCGGGCGTCGTCCTCTTCTGCCGGGGTGATTCGGGATGCCGCACGGAACCGCTCCGCGACAGCCGGCCCGAGCGCGCCCGGATGCCCCTCGACCCACTCACCGTGATTGCGCCAGGCCTCGGCGCCCTGCACGGTGCGGAAGGGGACGAGGTAGTCGTCGAGGTCGCCGATCGAGACGGTCGCGACGTCTGCGGCATCCGTCCGCGCCAGCCGCGCGAGCAGCGCCTCGAAGGCTGTACGGGTCTCGGAGTCGGCGGCGTCGAGCACCTCGGAGGGCACGACGAAGCGCCACGGCAGGTCGTCGTCGGAGGCGCCGAAGACGTTCTCGGTCGACTCCGATGAGTCGTAGCTCAGGCACCAGTCGGCCACCCGCTGCAGGGTGTCTCCGTCGCGCGCGAGCCACCCGACCGTGTCGAACGACTGAGCGAGGGGCACGAGGCCCTGCCGGGGGACGAGACCGTGCGTGGTGCGGAGGCCCCACAGGCCCTGGTACGACGCAGGCACGCGGATCGACCCAGCGGTGTCGGTGGCGAGGCCCACCTCGGCGTGACCCAGGGCGACGGCGGCAGCGGGTCCGCTCGACGAGCCGCCGGGCAGTCCACCGGGGGCGGCGGGGTTCGGCGGGGTGCCGTAGTGGGCGTTGTCGCCGGCGACGCTGTACGCGAACTCGTCGGTGCGTGCGATGCCGCGCAGCGACGCTCCGCCGCGAAGGAGGTCGGTGACCGCGGGCGCGGTGGTCTTCTCGGGCCGGGCCTCGTCGAGGAAGACGGGATTGCCCGCCCCGATGCGGTACCCCGCGATGGCGAAGAGGTCTTTCACCGCGACGGTGAGACCCCCGAGCGGGCCCTCCCACGCGCCCTGCCAGAGCGGGTCGCCGACGGTGCGCCACACGGTGCGGTCGAAGGGGGCGGAAGCGGCGACCTCGTGCGACGCCGGGCCGGCGGCATCCGTCCGTCCCTCGAAATCCGACACCCGGATGCGGGCATGCACGCCGCAGACGATGTCGACCACCTGCGAGATGTCGAAATCGGTCGCGGCGCTGAGGTAGGCGTAGGCGAGGTGCTCGGCCATGCCGTACCGCGTCTCGATGAGGGTGAGCGCCGCGCGCACGCAGCGACGCATCGCCTCGTTCAGGTCGGGGTCGAGCCCCGTCGGCACAAGGTAGTCGGGCGTGCGCACGAGAGGGCCGCCCAGCTCACCGAACTCGACCAGCGCCTGCGCGCGCGGGATCACGTCGAAGCGGAGCGTCGCGCGCAGCGACGCCTCGAGCGCCGTCAGCGCGACCTCGCCATCGCCCTGCGCGAAGTGCGGATCGCCGACGTAGGCGAGCGCACCCTCGACCTGGACGGGGAGGTACAGCGCCGTCCCCTCGACGAGGAGGTTGATGTCGATGTTGCCGCCGTGCGATCCGGGCGGCACCGAGTGGGGGCGCTCGGGTCCGGTGACGGCGACCCCCATCGTGCCGAGGAACGGCGCGAGGGGGAACGACACCGTCCGGTCGCCGCCGTCGACGATCGGCAGCAGTCCGAAGAGCCGGCCGTCGCGCCGCTCGACCGGGGTGAAGACGCTCACATGCCAGTCGCCTCGCGGCAGCTCGCCGACGAGCGCTCCCTTGCCGTGCCGGTTGGAGATCACGCCGTACGGCACGCGCGGGGCGAGCTTCTCCACGGTGATGCGCAGCACGTCGCCGGGCGCCGCGCCCTCGACGAAGACAGGCCCGGTCACCACGTGAGGACCGTCGGTCGCGGGGTCGCGCGAGAGCTGCGCGGCGATCGCGATCGCGTCGTCCAGCACGGCGTCGGGCGCCACGCCCTGACCGGTGAAGTAGCCCAGCGGGTCTTTCCCGTGGTCTTCGAGGATGCCCTCGTGGCTGACGGTGTCGATCGTGACCGACTCACCCGAGCGGATCCGCAGCACCGGTGCATCCGTCTCGCAGGGGAGGCGCCCCCACAGCACCGTCTCGGGCGTCGCGCGCAGATAGTGGTCGCCGGGGATCGCGCCGACGCCCGGCTGCAGGATCGGCGTCACCGCGAGCATGTCCTCATCCCACCGCGCGCGCTCATCCCACACCATCAGGCGACCCCCCGCGACAGGAGGCGACCGCCGGGCGCCCCACGGAACTGCGGCGCCTCGCCCGGCCCTCCCTCGGTCACGTCGAACACCGACCGGCCGTGCAGCCATGTTCGTCGGATGCGGCCGCGCAACACACGGTTCTCGTAGGCCGTGATGGGGTTCTTGTGCAGCAGCTCTGCGGCTCTGATCGGGTACGGATCGTCGGCGCCGAAGACGGTCAGGTGCGCCGGGGCGCCCGGCTCGATGACCCCGGCCGAGAGGCCGGCGACGCGCGCAGGCCCCGTCGTGAAGAGCGGCAGGAGGGTCTCCAACGGGATGCCGCGCCGGCGCGCCTCGGTCCACACCGCCGAAAGCCCCACCTGAAGACCCGAGATGCCACCCCACGCGAGGCCGAAGTCGCCGTCGCCGGTGCGCTTGAGGTCAACAGTGGAGGGCGAGTGGTCGCTGACGATGGCGTCGACCGTGCCGTCGACGATCCCCTCCCACAGCCGGTCGCGGTTCGCGGCATCCCGGATCGGCGGACAGCACTTGAACTCGGGCGACCCGGGCGGAATCTCCTCGGCCGAGATCGTGAGGTAATGCGGGCAGGTCTCGACCGTCAGGTCGACGCCCTCGGCCTTCGCGCGGCGGATGGCGGGGAGGGAGCCCGCGTCGCTCAAGTGCAGGATGTGCGCGCGGGCGCCGGAGCGGCGGGCCTCGGCGATGACCGTCTCGATGGCCGAGGCCTCGCTCGCGGCGGGCCGCGAGGCGAGGAACGCGGCGTAGTCCCGGCCGATCGCGCCGTCGGCGTGGAGGTGCGCGGGGTCTTCGGCGTGGACGATGAGCCGCGAGCCGAGTGCGGCGATCTCGTCCATCGCCGCCGCGAGCTCGGCGCGGTCGAGGTGACCGAACTCGGGGACGCCCGAGGGAGAGAGGAAGCACTTGAACCCGTACACGCCCTCGTCGTGCAGCGGCTCGAGGGCACCGAGGTTCTCGGGCACCGCGCCACCCCAGAACCCGACGTCGATGTAGGCCGACGGGGCGGCTGCGGCCTTCTTAACGGCGAGCGCGTCGGCCGTGATCGTCGGTGGCAGGGAGTTCAGGGGCATGTCGACGATCGTCGTCACCCCGCCGGCCGCGGCGGCGAGGGTCGCCGAGCGGAATCCCTCCCACTCGGTGCGACCGGGTTCGTTGACGTGCACATGCGAATCGACGAGGCCCGGCAGCAGCACCGCGTCATCCGGGACGATGTGGGCGCCCCGCGCGGGTCCCGACGGATCGTCGACCCGGGTGATGACGCCGTCGACGTACTCGACGTCGGCGGGGCGGAAGCGGCCAGCCACCCACGCGCGCGCGGCGCGGATGACACCGCTGCCGGCGCTTCGGGGGTCGGCCATCGGCGCTCCTTCGTCGGGTCCGCCGCGCGGCGGATGCCCCATCCTCCCCCCGCCGCGTTTCGTCGATGTGAACGGCGGTGCGGCAACGCGATGTTTACACGAGGGAAACCGAAACGTGTCGGCGCGCTTCGTAGCGTGAGCCTCCAGCAGCACCCCCGCGGGAGGACCGTCATGCGCATCGGCGACTTCAACGCCCTCGACGAGGGCGAAGCGCGCGATCTGGTGAGCCTGTGGGCGGCGATCCCGCGGTGGGTGACTGCGGTGCTCGCGGGGCGCCCGTACCCCACGCGCGAGGCGTTGGAAGAGACGGCAGCGACCGAGGCCGCGACCTGGGACGCCGCCGATCTCGACCAGGCGCTGGCGCAGCATCCCCGGATCGGCGAGCGCCGCGAGGGCGACGACCCTTCCGCGACCGCGTCGCGTCGGGAGCAGGCCGCGATGACGGATGCCGCTTCCGACGTCGCCCAGCGGATCGCGGCCGGCAACACCCGGTACGAGGCCCGGTTCGGGCGCGTGTTCCTCATCCGGGCCCGCGGGCGCTCGGCCGAGGAGATGCTCGCCGAGCTCGAGCGGCGCCTGGCGAACACCCCCGAGTCGGAGGTCGCCGAGGCGGCGGGCCAGCTGGCCGAGATCGCTCTGCTGCGGCTGCGCGAGACCGTGTCGGCCGAGCGGGTGGCGTCAGGATGATGCCATGACCGGCCAGCTCACCACCCACGTCCTCGATGCCTCCACCGGCTTCCCCGCGAGCGGGGTCGCCGTCGTCCTGTCGAAAATGGGCGACGAGCCGCGCATCGTGCAGATCGCGTCGGGCGAGACCGACCTCGACGGGCGCCTCAGCCTCGGGCCCGAGTTCCTCGACCACGGCACCCACGTGCTGAGCTTCGCCACCGGGGCGTACTACGCCGGTCTGGGCGTCGACACCTTCTACCCGTCGGTGACGGTCACGTTCCGCGTCACCGACGACACGCACCTGCACGTGCCGCTGCTGCTGAGCCCCTTCTCCTATTCCACCTACCGCGGGAGCTGAAACGTGAAGGTCGTGATCATCGGAGCCGGTATCGGAGGCACGAGCGCGGGGATCGCGCTCGCCCGGCACGGGCACGACGTGGTGATCTACGACCGGATGCGACAGAACCGACCGGTCGGCGCCGCCCTCTCGCTGTGGTCGAACGGCGTGAAGGTGCTCAACTGGCTGGGCCTCGGCGAGGAGGTCGCGCGCCTCGGCGGCCGGATGGATCACATGGCCTACCACGACGGCCACACCGGCGATCAGCTATGCCGCTTCAGCCTCGCACCGGTGACCGCGCACACCGGACAGCGGCCCTACCCCGTCTCGCGCGCCGAGCTGCAGGCGCTGCTCATGGACACCTTCGGGCTCGACCGGGTCCACCTCGGGCACGAGCTCGTCGGGATTCGCGAGGAGGGCGAGAAGGTGATCGCCGTCTTCGCCGACGGTTCCACCGACACCGCCGACCTGCTCATCGGCGCCGACGGGGCGCGCTCCCTCACCCGCGACTGGATCACCCGGGCCGATGAGGGCGGCTTCCGCGTCGAGCGGCAGTACTCCGGCTACACGAACTTCAACGGGCTGGTGGCGGCTTCTCCCGCGATCGCGCCGCTCGATCAGTGGACGACCTGGGTCGCCGAGGGCAAGCGCGCCGCGGTGATGCCCGTCGCCGACGACCGGTTCTACTTCTGGTTCGACATCCCGCAGCCGGCGGGGCTCCCGTACGAGCGGGAGGATGGCGTCGCGCCTCTCGAAGCCGCCTTCGGGCACTGGTCGCCCGAGGTGCGGCGGCTGATCAGCGGCATCCGTCCTGCGGAGTCTTTGAACCGGGTGGAGATCTGGGACATCGATCCGCTGCACACGTGGACGCGCGGGCGCGTGGCGATCCTCGGCGACGCGGCCCACAACACCGCGCCCGACATCGGGCAGGGCGCGTGCTCGGCGCTCGAAGACAGCTTCGCGCTGGCGATCAGCCTCACCACGCACACCGTGGGGGTCGAGGACTCGCTCCGCCGCTACGAGAAGATGCGCACCGAGCGTGCGGGAGAGCTCGTGCTGCGGGCGCGCAAGCGCGGGGAAGAGACCCACGGCTACGACCCGTCGATCACCGCCGCCTGGTACGAGAGCCTGCGCGGCACCGACGGCACCGCGATCATCCGGGGGATCATCGGCAACATCGAGGGCAGCCCGATCAACCTCGGGGTAGGGCTGCTGTAGCTGCTCGGGTCGGACCCTCAGGTCAGGCGATGACGAGCAGGGCGATGCCCGTCCCGACGCTCACGACCGCCAGCACCAGGGCGAGCGTGATCAGCACGACGTGCACCCGGTAGAACGCCGTGCGGCGCCCGTCGGTGCCGCGGGCGCGGGGGTCGTTCGCGATGCGCGGGTAGAACCTCGGCCACACGACGGCGTTGAAGAGCGCGTTGACGAAGAGGACGATCGCAGCAAGCACCAGCACCGCTCGATCGTATGACGGATGCCGCGGCGCGGCGCCCGTGCCCGGTCGTTGAGCGAGCACAGCGGGTCGAAACGCGGCGCCCCCGCCCCGGTCGTTGAGCGAGCGGAGCGGATCGAAACGCGCCCACCCCGGTCGTTGAGCGAGCGGAGCGAGTCGAAACGCGGCGCCCCCGCCCCGGTCGTTGAGCGAGCGGAGCGAGTCGAAACGCGGCGCTGTCCGGTGGGCGTTTCGTCTCGTCGCTTCGCTCCTCGCTCACCGATCAGGCGTCCTCCCTACGGCGCTCCCGCCGCGTCGAGGAACCAGCGGCGCTCTGCGCCGTTGCGCGTCAACCCCGCGGCGCGCTCGTACTCGCGCCGCGCCTCCGAGGTCCGCCCCGCCCGATCCAGAAGGTGTGCGCGCACCGCCGCGACGCGAAGCGGCGAGGCCCGCCCCTCCCACGCAGCGACGATCTGCAAACCGGCCGCGGGGCCCGCCACCTCCCCCATCGCGACGGCGCGGCCGAGCTCGCTCACCGGTCCCGGGTCGAGGCGGCGGAGCACCTCGTAGAGTCCGAGGATCTGCCGCCAGTCGGTGTCGGCCGCGGTTGCGGCCTCGTCGTGGACCGCGGCGATGGCGGCGCGTACCTGATAGCGTCCGGCGGCGCGGAGCGCGAGGGCGGCGGTGAGCAGCTCGGCGCCCTCGGCGATGAGGTCGGCGCGCCACCGCGTTCGGTCCTGCTGGGCGAGCGGGATGAGCACACCCTCGCCATCGACGCGCG
The Microbacterium sp. SLBN-154 DNA segment above includes these coding regions:
- the uraH gene encoding hydroxyisourate hydrolase — its product is MTGQLTTHVLDASTGFPASGVAVVLSKMGDEPRIVQIASGETDLDGRLSLGPEFLDHGTHVLSFATGAYYAGLGVDTFYPSVTVTFRVTDDTHLHVPLLLSPFSYSTYRGS
- the allB gene encoding allantoinase AllB yields the protein MADPRSAGSGVIRAARAWVAGRFRPADVEYVDGVITRVDDPSGPARGAHIVPDDAVLLPGLVDSHVHVNEPGRTEWEGFRSATLAAAAGGVTTIVDMPLNSLPPTITADALAVKKAAAAPSAYIDVGFWGGAVPENLGALEPLHDEGVYGFKCFLSPSGVPEFGHLDRAELAAAMDEIAALGSRLIVHAEDPAHLHADGAIGRDYAAFLASRPAASEASAIETVIAEARRSGARAHILHLSDAGSLPAIRRAKAEGVDLTVETCPHYLTISAEEIPPGSPEFKCCPPIRDAANRDRLWEGIVDGTVDAIVSDHSPSTVDLKRTGDGDFGLAWGGISGLQVGLSAVWTEARRRGIPLETLLPLFTTGPARVAGLSAGVIEPGAPAHLTVFGADDPYPIRAAELLHKNPITAYENRVLRGRIRRTWLHGRSVFDVTEGGPGEAPQFRGAPGGRLLSRGVA
- a CDS encoding amidase family protein, whose protein sequence is MSDFEGRTDAAGPASHEVAASAPFDRTVWRTVGDPLWQGAWEGPLGGLTVAVKDLFAIAGYRIGAGNPVFLDEARPEKTTAPAVTDLLRGGASLRGIARTDEFAYSVAGDNAHYGTPPNPAAPGGLPGGSSSGPAAAVALGHAEVGLATDTAGSIRVPASYQGLWGLRTTHGLVPRQGLVPLAQSFDTVGWLARDGDTLQRVADWCLSYDSSESTENVFGASDDDLPWRFVVPSEVLDAADSETRTAFEALLARLARTDAADVATVSIGDLDDYLVPFRTVQGAEAWRNHGEWVEGHPGALGPAVAERFRAASRITPAEEDDARRALAPLADRLQALAAEAVLLMPTVPGPAPLRTAAGADIDAARTATLRMTTPAAVAGLPSMSAPLLRVAAGGGAPAPVGVCVTSRAGTDVALVRLARRLAEAVQE
- the hpxO gene encoding FAD-dependent urate hydroxylase HpxO — protein: MIIGAGIGGTSAGIALARHGHDVVIYDRMRQNRPVGAALSLWSNGVKVLNWLGLGEEVARLGGRMDHMAYHDGHTGDQLCRFSLAPVTAHTGQRPYPVSRAELQALLMDTFGLDRVHLGHELVGIREEGEKVIAVFADGSTDTADLLIGADGARSLTRDWITRADEGGFRVERQYSGYTNFNGLVAASPAIAPLDQWTTWVAEGKRAAVMPVADDRFYFWFDIPQPAGLPYEREDGVAPLEAAFGHWSPEVRRLISGIRPAESLNRVEIWDIDPLHTWTRGRVAILGDAAHNTAPDIGQGACSALEDSFALAISLTTHTVGVEDSLRRYEKMRTERAGELVLRARKRGEETHGYDPSITAAWYESLRGTDGTAIIRGIIGNIEGSPINLGVGLL
- the uraD gene encoding 2-oxo-4-hydroxy-4-carboxy-5-ureidoimidazoline decarboxylase, with amino-acid sequence MRIGDFNALDEGEARDLVSLWAAIPRWVTAVLAGRPYPTREALEETAATEAATWDAADLDQALAQHPRIGERREGDDPSATASRREQAAMTDAASDVAQRIAAGNTRYEARFGRVFLIRARGRSAEEMLAELERRLANTPESEVAEAAGQLAEIALLRLRETVSAERVASG
- a CDS encoding SCO4848 family membrane protein — its product is MLVLAAIVLFVNALFNAVVWPRFYPRIANDPRARGTDGRRTAFYRVHVVLITLALVLAVVSVGTGIALLVIA